The Lolium rigidum isolate FL_2022 chromosome 2, APGP_CSIRO_Lrig_0.1, whole genome shotgun sequence genomic interval TGACGAACCCGCCGCAGCCTGTTCAGCCTTCTGCTTTTCCTTCTCAACGTCAAACTTGGGCTTCCATGTCTTCTCCAGGATAGAGTTGGCTACCTTCTCATCATCAGCAATAAGAATATTGTCAAACAGGATGCCATCCTGCATCGTCCAGATCTCAATTCCGATGGCGGCAATTGGATCAAAGTCAGGCTTGTCCAGCTCAAAGTACTCTGGGTTGGGGATTTCTTGGGGCTTCCAGATTCCCTTGTAGCTGGGGTTATCAATCATGGGTGCATGCCACTTGCCCTTGTAGGCAGGGTTCTGCTTCATTGGCTTCTTCCACTCACCACATCCAGGTGCCTCCTCGCACTTGGGGTTGTCAATCTTCGGTGCCTCCCATTCaccatcctcctcatcatcccAGTCTTCAGGCTTAGCAGCCTCGGGATCGTCGATTTCATCAGGCTCATCATCCAGCCATCCTTCTGGCTTGGTGGCCTCCTCATCCACAATCTCCATTGGGGCATCCTCATCCCAGTCATCAGGCTTGGTGGCATCTGGATCAGGGATCTTAGCTCTCTCGTCCCAGTCCTCTGGCTTCTTGTCGTCAGGGTCAGGAATCGTCTTTGATGGGATAAGTGCTGGCTCAAAATCATCAGAAGACAGGAAGTTTGCTTTGCTCTTCTCCTCCCCATCAATCAAAATTCTCAGCTCATTATCCGGCTTCAAGATAGCCGTGTAGACATGAGAGAGCTTGTCATATGGGACAGAAGGTGGGGACTTGAGGTGATGCTCAACATACTCTCCAGTCTTGGGGTTCTTGTGCTTAAGGATGAAATGCACCTTGTTCGTCGAACCACACTTGTCAGGACCAAACATAATTGTGTAAGGAGTACCATTGTCAAATTCCTTGGTGTCCAATCCGGTATCCTGAACGCGGATGTACTTGAGATAAGCACCTCCACACTCAAGGCCATTCTGAAGCCTCACTTCAAACTGCAGGACAACTGTCCCATCTTTCAAAGTAACCGGGTTATCAAGCTCTTTGACTATGGCATATTTCTTGGCTGGCTCGCTAACAAGGAGGCCATAGTCTTCATGGCCATCACTCTtggcgtgcttccaaacacctgcatTACAGATTACATGAATAATTGATCCACGAAAAAGTAAAACAGAAGGTAATGGTGGAAGAACAAATTTTGACATAAAAAAGGATTCTGAATGATCATCTAGCAGACTGGGGACACATACATTAGATAAGACATTGGAAATAATGCTGATAATCAAAGAACAAGAGGCATACGTTTCAATGCAGAAAACCTAGGTAAATAAACTATATGACAAGACTTCAAGCACATGATCTTACAGTTAGTCATCTCTATCTCGGAATCCTGATCACAACATCACTACACTATAAGGTTGCCACCATAAGCCAACTAGTTATTTTGGGTAGTTAAGGTATAGGCGCTGCATTTTGCTTGTATCACATGATTAGAATTTCAGATGTTGATGTGAAAAGGAATACTGCTAGCAGGTAAACTGTAGATAGAGCAATATAGTTTCAATTAACTCAACACAAAGTCACGCGTAAATTGTTGGTATAATTATGCAGACAACTGCTGCAATTGCTTTACGTTGCAAACGCAGTTTATACGCATATTAATTACACAAAGTAGGCAGGAATAAGACTAAATATGGGCAATTCGCTTCTGAAAACATAAGGGATGTCTCACTCTACTCTTGCGCACTAATCTCTACCAAACTGAAACACCGAACTGACGACTAAACAAGCTAGCCCACTGCAGAGTTCGCCCTATTGTCATCAAGCCGCAAGGCAATGCATGGCGTGGCAGACCCACACGAATGAATGGATTCCTCGTAGGAAGTAACAAAACAGACATCTGCCTTATAAACTGAACACAGCAGGTTCTAGATCTCACGACAGTAGCCGCTAAACGCCTCGCTCCAAATGCAACAGATCAGATTCAGAACCTCGCAAGCCACTAGAGGACCGCGTGGCCAGATCAGAAACCCAGGCGCGCCCGCTAAGCTAAACCCGCCCACCGCGGATCTCTCACAGATCCAACCGAACAGGCACAGGACGCAATCGAGACGGAGGAATTACCTGCGTACTCTTCCTTGCCGGAGACGACCCAGCTCCCCTCGAAGCTCTCGTCGAAGGTCTCGTGGAACAACTGCACCGCCAACCACAAAATCTCAGAAATCTCACCCAGAAAATGAGCGAAGACGAACTGCAAGTAGCAGGACGAGGATCTGATAGACCAATTACCGGCTCGGACGCGCGGATCTGGGCGAAGAGCGCCGAgatcaccagcagcagcagcgggagcccGCGCCCTCCCATCGTCCTTCTCTGCTCGATCTC includes:
- the LOC124691349 gene encoding calnexin homolog, with product MGGRGLPLLLLVISALFAQIRASEPLFHETFDESFEGSWVVSGKEEYAGVWKHAKSDGHEDYGLLVSEPAKKYAIVKELDNPVTLKDGTVVLQFEVRLQNGLECGGAYLKYIRVQDTGLDTKEFDNGTPYTIMFGPDKCGSTNKVHFILKHKNPKTGEYVEHHLKSPPSVPYDKLSHVYTAILKPDNELRILIDGEEKSKANFLSSDDFEPALIPSKTIPDPDDKKPEDWDERAKIPDPDATKPDDWDEDAPMEIVDEEATKPEGWLDDEPDEIDDPEAAKPEDWDDEEDGEWEAPKIDNPKCEEAPGCGEWKKPMKQNPAYKGKWHAPMIDNPSYKGIWKPQEIPNPEYFELDKPDFDPIAAIGIEIWTMQDGILFDNILIADDEKVANSILEKTWKPKFDVEKEKQKAEQAAAGSSDGLSEFQKKVFDVLYKIADIPFLEPYKTKIIDVIEKGEKQPNITISIVASVVVVLVSILFRTLFGGKKAVAPVKPAAEVKKASAPEADAAGSSGVTEEKEDEKDDTAAPRRRSRRET